In the Candidatus Electrothrix rattekaaiensis genome, one interval contains:
- the vapB gene encoding type II toxin-antitoxin system VapB family antitoxin: MPIAEVFQSGDSQAVRLPKEFCLIGDEVEIFQRGDEIVLRKRKASAAEIFDILTTFPDDFMAEGRVDMPPQERESLDSGNPNSGTSC, encoded by the coding sequence ATGCCTATCGCAGAAGTATTTCAATCCGGTGACAGCCAAGCTGTCCGTCTGCCGAAAGAATTTTGCCTCATTGGTGATGAGGTGGAAATTTTTCAGCGTGGAGATGAAATTGTCCTGCGGAAACGAAAAGCAAGTGCTGCGGAGATTTTCGATATTTTAACAACGTTCCCTGATGATTTCATGGCAGAAGGCCGTGTTGACATGCCGCCGCAGGAAAGAGAATCTTTAGACAGCGGCAATCCAAATTCTGGAACTTCCTGTTGA
- a CDS encoding type II toxin-antitoxin system VapC family toxin, whose protein sequence is MLLDSNAIIYSIKPESDALRQLIAEHNPSVSAVSYVEVLGYHQLTVSDREDFIEFFETARIISVSQAVLEQAVALRQQRKMSLGDSIIAATALLNGLTLVTANIADFRWIDNINLMNPLTDV, encoded by the coding sequence ATGCTTCTAGACAGCAATGCGATCATCTATTCCATCAAACCTGAATCTGATGCATTGCGTCAACTGATAGCGGAACATAATCCTTCGGTATCGGCTGTCAGTTATGTGGAGGTGCTGGGGTATCATCAATTGACGGTATCGGATAGAGAAGACTTTATTGAATTTTTTGAGACAGCGCGAATTATTTCTGTTTCTCAGGCAGTGCTGGAGCAGGCGGTAGCGTTACGACAGCAGCGCAAGATGTCTTTGGGAGATTCAATCATTGCGGCAACTGCGCTCCTGAATGGTTTAACTTTGGTGACGGCCAACATTGCTGATTTTCGCTGGATTGATAATATCAACTTGATGAATCCATTGACTGATGTGTAA
- a CDS encoding AAA family ATPase has translation MKIISIFNNKGGVGKTTLTYHLAHILAEMGKRVLILDLDPQCNISLYGMSETELEKIWHDEDKIIDNGFESAKRQMESDDFDNLFNEVRSIHFLLKSVEEGISDFEKLTPPFKINDNLDLIPGRLTLFMYENKISERWSGMFLGEPLSIRTITKIRKISEIYSEKNKYDFVITDTSPSLGMLNKIIISTADGFIIPCLPDMFSLYGIKNIGKSLTQWQREFNTSRSIVSEAKLKEFPNKFVRFLGYTIYNAKKRSDSTNDWDLAKAHYNHAKEIPDAIREYIDKDVRKQLPDETVAIPIGGDAIMHSHNTFPAMAQKYKKPIWELPSYEGLDAEDRGTIIANRKKYEASKESYRNFATDFIKRVESIDD, from the coding sequence ATGAAAATAATTTCTATTTTTAACAATAAAGGTGGAGTTGGAAAGACAACTCTAACGTATCATCTTGCCCATATCTTGGCTGAAATGGGTAAGAGAGTTCTTATATTAGACTTAGATCCACAATGTAACATCAGTTTGTATGGTATGTCTGAAACAGAACTAGAAAAAATTTGGCATGATGAAGATAAAATTATTGATAATGGTTTTGAATCTGCCAAAAGGCAAATGGAGTCTGACGATTTTGATAATCTCTTTAATGAAGTAAGATCAATCCATTTTCTTTTGAAGTCTGTAGAGGAAGGTATCTCTGATTTTGAAAAATTAACTCCTCCTTTTAAAATAAATGATAATTTGGATTTAATTCCAGGAAGATTAACTCTCTTCATGTATGAAAACAAAATTTCTGAGCGATGGAGTGGCATGTTTCTTGGCGAACCGCTATCTATAAGAACTATTACAAAAATCAGGAAGATATCTGAAATATATTCTGAAAAGAATAAATATGATTTTGTTATTACGGACACTTCTCCAAGTTTAGGGATGTTAAACAAAATAATTATTTCTACCGCAGATGGATTCATTATTCCATGTCTTCCTGATATGTTTTCTTTGTATGGAATAAAGAATATAGGAAAATCCTTAACTCAATGGCAAAGAGAATTTAATACATCTCGTTCAATTGTTTCAGAAGCAAAACTCAAGGAATTTCCCAATAAATTTGTCAGATTTCTTGGATATACTATCTATAATGCAAAAAAAAGAAGTGATAGTACTAACGACTGGGATTTGGCAAAAGCTCATTATAATCATGCTAAGGAAATTCCCGATGCAATCAGAGAATATATTGATAAAGATGTGAGAAAACAACTCCCTGATGAGACAGTAGCAATACCTATAGGAGGGGATGCTATTATGCATAGTCATAATACATTCCCGGCTATGGCACAAAAATATAAAAAACCTATTTGGGAGCTACCAAGCTATGAAGGACTTGATGCCGAAGATAGGGGAACAATAATTGCTAATCGTAAGAAATATGAAGCATCAAAAGAAAGTTATAGAAATTTTGCTACTGACTTTATAAAAAGAGTTGAGAGCATCGATGACTAA
- a CDS encoding ATP-binding protein gives MRKLPIGIQTFTKIREEEYHYVDKTKIAFELINNGNYYFLSRPRRFGKSLFLSTLQAVFEGRKELFHGLYIYDIWDWQITYPVVKISFAGVARNVAAMQQDIRNILKDNQERLNIDCLHEEDTGGCLRELIRKSFEKYQQKVVILVDEYDKLILDNLDQLEVAQEAREILKDLYATIKDCDEYIKFAFFTGVSKFAKVSVFSGLNNLSDISLDSRYATICGYTQDDLVTVFADLLRDADMERVRDWYNGYNFLGEKVYNPFDILLFIDKGLIFNNYWFETGTPTFLLKLIRQNNYFLPRLSDLRVDSSLLDGFDIDHIRLEPVLFQAGYLTIKEVHELEFGGFEYTLHYPNREVALSFNDALIRFLTDATTYTPTKTGLFSALKSGDVEALKDVLVSLFASIPYNNYVKNILAEYEGYYASVIYAYLASLGIRIIAEDVTNIGRIDLTLFLGDNIYIVEFKVDGNTDPLEQIKERKYAQKYAGQGTVYLVGILFSSTKKNIASFSWERV, from the coding sequence ATGCGAAAGCTACCCATAGGTATTCAAACCTTCACCAAAATCCGTGAAGAAGAATACCACTACGTCGATAAAACAAAAATTGCCTTTGAGCTGATCAACAACGGTAACTACTATTTTCTCTCCAGACCACGCCGCTTCGGCAAGAGCCTTTTTCTCTCCACCTTACAGGCTGTGTTCGAGGGCCGGAAAGAGCTGTTTCACGGCCTGTATATCTATGACATCTGGGATTGGCAGATAACCTATCCGGTCGTCAAAATCAGTTTTGCTGGAGTGGCCCGCAATGTTGCTGCCATGCAGCAGGATATCAGGAATATCCTCAAGGATAACCAAGAGCGCCTGAACATTGACTGTCTGCACGAAGAAGATACAGGTGGGTGCTTACGGGAGTTGATCAGGAAGTCATTTGAGAAATATCAGCAGAAAGTTGTTATCCTTGTGGATGAGTACGACAAGCTGATCCTTGATAATCTGGATCAGCTGGAGGTCGCTCAAGAGGCAAGGGAAATCCTCAAAGACCTGTACGCAACCATCAAGGACTGCGACGAGTATATCAAGTTCGCCTTTTTTACCGGCGTCAGTAAATTTGCCAAGGTCTCTGTGTTCAGCGGCCTGAACAACCTTTCCGATATCTCCCTTGACAGCCGTTACGCCACGATCTGCGGCTATACCCAGGATGATCTGGTAACCGTTTTTGCCGACCTCCTGCGAGACGCTGATATGGAACGGGTGCGGGACTGGTACAACGGCTATAATTTTCTCGGGGAAAAAGTTTATAATCCCTTTGATATCCTGCTCTTCATCGATAAGGGACTCATTTTTAATAATTATTGGTTCGAGACCGGCACGCCGACCTTTTTACTGAAGCTTATCCGGCAGAACAATTATTTCCTCCCCCGTCTTTCCGACCTGCGGGTTGACAGCTCTCTGCTCGACGGTTTTGATATCGATCACATCAGGCTGGAACCTGTCCTGTTTCAGGCCGGTTATCTGACGATCAAAGAAGTTCATGAATTGGAGTTCGGAGGGTTTGAATATACCCTGCATTACCCGAACCGGGAGGTCGCTCTTTCTTTTAATGACGCGCTTATCCGCTTTCTGACGGACGCGACAACATACACGCCCACCAAGACCGGCCTGTTTTCCGCTTTAAAATCCGGGGATGTCGAAGCATTGAAAGATGTGCTTGTTTCCCTGTTCGCCTCGATTCCCTATAATAATTATGTCAAAAACATCCTTGCCGAGTATGAGGGCTACTATGCCAGTGTGATTTATGCCTATCTCGCAAGCCTGGGTATCCGCATCATTGCAGAGGATGTGACCAATATCGGGCGTATTGACTTAACGCTTTTTCTGGGTGATAACATCTATATTGTCGAATTTAAAGTTGATGGCAATACTGATCCCCTTGAGCAGATTAAAGAACGAAAGTATGCGCAGAAGTATGCAGGTCAGGGGACAGTATATTTGGTTGGTATTCTCTTCAGTAGTACAAAGAAGAATATTGCGTCGTTTTCTTGGGAAAGGGTATGA
- a CDS encoding AAA family ATPase: protein MQKLPIGIQTFSEIREEEYRYVDKTKIAFDLINNGKYYFLSRPRRFGKSLFLSTLQAIFEGRKDLFHGLYIYDAGDWQTTYPVVKISFAGVARNVAAMQQDIRNILKTKRKSKRVQGKIKY, encoded by the coding sequence ATGCAAAAGCTACCCATAGGTATTCAAACCTTCAGTGAAATCCGTGAAGAAGAATACCGCTACGTTGATAAAACAAAAATCGCTTTTGACCTGATCAATAACGGCAAATACTATTTTCTCTCCCGCCCCCGCCGTTTCGGCAAAAGCCTTTTTCTTTCCACCTTACAGGCTATCTTTGAAGGCCGAAAAGACCTGTTTCACGGCCTGTATATCTATGATGCAGGGGATTGGCAGACAACCTATCCGGTCGTCAAAATCAGCTTTGCCGGAGTGGCCCGAAATGTTGCTGCTATGCAGCAGGATATCAGAAATATCCTCAAGACTAAAAGGAAGAGTAAAAGGGTTCAGGGCAAAATTAAATATTAA
- a CDS encoding N-acetyltransferase: MKIRKLTPENFGKAYALLRQAFPRSTYERQLAEKFHKNGRGVHEWVCIHCNTVIAYIAFSHAYNGSDICGLHLGPMAVKSDFQKQGVGSELLCFALRQPEIKDKTIFVLGEPNFYKKFGFELCAAPICPFDKNNTHFLGIRNNSNNQFTVGYESEFYK; this comes from the coding sequence ATGAAAATACGTAAGCTTACTCCAGAAAATTTTGGCAAAGCCTATGCATTATTGCGTCAGGCGTTTCCTCGTAGCACATATGAAAGACAGTTAGCTGAAAAATTCCACAAGAATGGAAGGGGCGTTCATGAATGGGTGTGTATTCACTGCAATACAGTAATTGCCTATATTGCTTTTTCTCATGCCTATAACGGCTCTGACATCTGCGGCTTGCATTTGGGGCCGATGGCTGTAAAATCGGATTTTCAAAAGCAAGGGGTAGGCTCAGAGTTGCTTTGTTTTGCCTTGAGGCAGCCTGAAATAAAGGATAAAACCATTTTTGTCTTGGGTGAGCCGAATTTTTATAAGAAATTTGGGTTTGAACTTTGTGCAGCACCAATTTGCCCATTTGATAAAAACAATACCCATTTTCTGGGTATACGCAATAACTCAAATAACCAGTTCACTGTTGGATATGAATCTGAGTTTTATAAATGA
- a CDS encoding dehydrogenase gives MDEYVHAASKKMGIGEGLVISKFLSKSLDLRNQDQFYYIVSLVVSVSDSYENKQNFPKYREQIQETRKAARIKANPIIVGFGPAGIFAALELIACGHKPLIFERGEKLEKRSIDVKKFIQERVLHPESNIQFGEGGAGSYSDGKLFSRRNNNKSSTNRVLKTFVQFGAPDEIEYISKPHLGTDVLCKIVRNMRRYIVDRGGEIHYGSKMTDILISEGKASGIIINGEKEYHSSRIYIALGHSARDTVEMMHEKGVALEQRPLSVGVRIEHPVETVNLMRYGAKYHNFKGLGAATYSLNYTNRKIKRGVYTFCMCPGGEVVNASSEQGMLVLNGMSYSRRSSPFSNAALVVRCHTDDYTSTSPLAGIKFQKDIERKAFNQGGKNWKVPAQNLVNFLGEKSSADLHENSYKMGAVPADMKDIFPGFVIDQLLAAFNKWKEEVPLFISNQAILLGAETRTSSPVRMKRNDNFESVNIKNLYPIGEGSGYTSGITSSAADAIRAVELHEL, from the coding sequence ATGGATGAATATGTACATGCTGCTTCCAAAAAGATGGGCATAGGCGAAGGGCTAGTTATCTCGAAATTTTTAAGTAAATCTCTGGATTTAAGAAATCAAGATCAATTCTATTACATAGTCTCACTTGTTGTCAGCGTCAGTGACAGCTATGAAAACAAGCAAAACTTCCCCAAATATAGAGAACAAATACAAGAAACCAGGAAGGCAGCACGCATTAAGGCTAACCCTATCATTGTTGGTTTTGGCCCTGCTGGAATATTTGCGGCACTTGAACTTATAGCTTGTGGGCACAAACCTTTAATCTTCGAACGAGGTGAAAAGTTAGAGAAACGCTCGATTGATGTTAAAAAATTTATACAAGAAAGGGTGTTACATCCTGAATCAAATATCCAATTTGGCGAAGGCGGTGCCGGTTCATACTCAGACGGCAAATTGTTCTCCCGGAGAAATAATAATAAAAGCTCTACAAATAGGGTGCTGAAGACCTTTGTTCAATTTGGTGCGCCCGATGAAATCGAGTACATCAGCAAGCCACATTTGGGAACGGATGTGTTGTGCAAAATAGTTCGTAATATGAGACGCTATATTGTTGATAGAGGAGGTGAAATACATTACGGCTCAAAAATGACGGACATCTTGATATCAGAGGGTAAGGCCTCAGGTATTATAATAAATGGCGAGAAGGAATATCATTCATCTCGCATCTATATTGCTTTGGGACATTCTGCACGCGATACCGTTGAGATGATGCATGAAAAAGGTGTTGCTCTTGAGCAGAGGCCACTTTCTGTTGGTGTGAGAATTGAGCATCCTGTCGAGACTGTAAACCTTATGCGATATGGTGCAAAATATCATAACTTTAAAGGATTAGGTGCTGCCACCTATTCTTTGAATTATACGAACCGAAAAATTAAAAGAGGGGTTTATACATTCTGCATGTGCCCTGGAGGTGAGGTCGTTAATGCTTCATCCGAGCAAGGCATGTTGGTTTTAAACGGCATGAGCTACTCACGACGATCATCACCATTTTCAAATGCAGCACTGGTTGTAAGATGTCATACCGACGATTATACATCAACCAGTCCATTGGCTGGCATAAAGTTCCAAAAAGACATTGAGCGAAAGGCCTTTAACCAAGGAGGGAAAAACTGGAAAGTCCCTGCCCAAAATTTGGTGAATTTTTTAGGAGAGAAGAGCTCTGCTGACTTACATGAAAACTCGTATAAGATGGGAGCCGTTCCTGCTGATATGAAGGACATCTTTCCTGGATTTGTGATTGATCAACTGTTGGCGGCATTTAATAAATGGAAAGAAGAAGTACCCTTATTTATTTCAAATCAGGCGATATTATTAGGTGCGGAAACAAGAACGTCATCTCCTGTACGGATGAAACGCAATGACAACTTTGAATCAGTAAATATAAAAAATTTGTATCCAATAGGCGAAGGTTCAGGTTATACAAGCGGAATAACGAGTTCTGCCGCTGATGCTATAAGGGCTGTCGAACTCCACGAATTGTAA
- the aspS gene encoding aspartate--tRNA ligase has product MESMGALRRTHDCNTLGLDNLDQEVVLMGWVLRRRDHGGVIFIDLRDRYGITQVVFNPEINPDVHAKAHQLRSEWVLAIKGKVEARPGDMANPKLQTGEIEVLVSELRILNTSKTPPFPLDEDSEVSDNIRLQYRYLDLRRPEIANNLIMRHKAVQTVRNYLTESEFLEIETPMLTRSTPEGARDYLVPSRVNAGKFYALPQSPQLFKQMLMIAGMERYFQIVKCFRDEDLRADRQPEFTQIDMELSFVGEDDIIGISEGMVKAVFKATRDIELEPPFRRMKYDEAVARFGTDRPDTRFGLELTDLTETLRGCGFKVFNSIIEKGGAVKAINAKGCATFSRKDLDDLTNFAGTFGAKGMAWIKIKEGEWQSPITKFFNEDELAAMGKALDAEPGDLILFGADDAATVNQVLSELRLELARRLNLLDENTFDFLWITDFPLVEYDADRKRYSSVHHPFTAPFEEHLDMLESEPAKVKSRAYDLVLNGNEIGGGSIRIHQPDVQARVLKVLGIDKEEAEDKFGFLLNALEYGAPPHGGIAFGVDRLLMILTGSSSIRDVIAFPKTQKATCPLTEAPSSVARKQLTELHLRPDWKEEKTE; this is encoded by the coding sequence ATGGAATCAATGGGAGCGCTGCGGCGCACACATGACTGTAATACCCTCGGCCTGGACAATCTGGATCAGGAAGTCGTCCTCATGGGCTGGGTTCTTCGTCGCCGTGACCACGGTGGCGTTATTTTTATCGACCTGCGCGACCGCTACGGCATCACCCAGGTTGTTTTTAATCCTGAGATCAATCCTGATGTCCATGCCAAGGCGCACCAGCTGCGCTCTGAGTGGGTGTTGGCGATCAAAGGCAAGGTTGAAGCCCGGCCCGGCGACATGGCCAATCCCAAGCTGCAAACCGGCGAGATTGAGGTGCTGGTCAGCGAGCTGCGTATCCTGAATACCAGCAAAACCCCGCCCTTTCCGTTGGACGAGGACAGCGAGGTCTCGGATAATATCCGCCTCCAGTACCGCTATCTTGATCTGCGGCGACCGGAAATAGCCAATAACCTGATCATGCGCCATAAGGCCGTCCAGACGGTGCGTAATTATCTCACGGAAAGCGAATTTCTGGAGATCGAGACCCCTATGCTCACTCGCTCCACCCCGGAAGGGGCACGGGATTATCTGGTGCCCAGCCGGGTGAATGCGGGTAAGTTTTATGCGCTGCCTCAGTCGCCGCAGCTTTTTAAGCAGATGCTGATGATCGCAGGTATGGAGCGTTATTTCCAGATCGTCAAATGCTTCCGCGACGAAGACCTGCGGGCTGATCGCCAGCCGGAATTCACCCAGATTGATATGGAGCTGAGTTTTGTCGGTGAGGATGATATCATCGGCATCAGTGAGGGCATGGTCAAGGCCGTGTTCAAGGCGACTCGGGATATAGAGCTGGAACCGCCTTTCCGTCGGATGAAATACGACGAGGCTGTGGCCCGCTTTGGCACGGATCGCCCGGATACCCGCTTCGGCCTGGAGCTAACCGACCTGACCGAGACCCTGCGCGGTTGCGGCTTCAAGGTGTTCAACTCCATCATTGAAAAGGGCGGGGCGGTTAAGGCGATTAATGCCAAGGGTTGCGCGACCTTCTCCCGTAAGGATCTGGACGACCTGACCAACTTTGCCGGCACCTTCGGGGCCAAGGGCATGGCGTGGATCAAGATAAAAGAGGGAGAGTGGCAGTCGCCCATTACCAAGTTTTTTAACGAGGACGAACTGGCCGCCATGGGCAAGGCCCTGGATGCTGAACCGGGCGACCTGATCCTCTTTGGTGCGGACGACGCAGCCACGGTGAATCAGGTGCTGTCCGAGTTGCGCCTGGAGCTGGCTCGTCGGCTTAATCTCCTGGATGAGAACACCTTTGATTTTCTTTGGATCACCGACTTTCCTTTAGTAGAGTATGATGCCGACCGAAAACGGTATTCCTCAGTACATCATCCTTTTACTGCTCCTTTTGAAGAGCATCTTGATATGCTGGAAAGTGAGCCAGCCAAGGTCAAGAGTCGGGCCTACGACCTGGTCCTGAACGGGAATGAGATTGGTGGTGGTTCTATCCGTATCCATCAGCCGGATGTCCAGGCAAGAGTGCTCAAGGTGCTGGGTATTGATAAGGAAGAGGCTGAGGATAAATTCGGCTTCCTGCTCAATGCTCTGGAGTACGGCGCACCGCCCCACGGCGGTATTGCCTTTGGTGTGGATCGCCTGTTGATGATCCTGACCGGTTCCAGCTCTATTCGGGACGTTATTGCCTTCCCTAAGACCCAGAAGGCTACCTGTCCGCTCACCGAAGCACCTTCTTCGGTGGCCCGGAAGCAGCTTACTGAGCTGCATTTGCGTCCTGATTGGAAAGAGGAGAAGACAGAGTAG